The DNA window TATTTAGCGGGTTTAGCACCTCTTAACAAGGACAGTCCTAAAGGATACCGCTTCGCATATGGTAAATTCAGCGGTAAGCGAAGAATTTATGGTGGGCGAGCTAAAATTCGCTGTCCTAAAGGATACCGCTACGCATATGTATTGTATATGGCCGCTTTGGTGGCAGTTCGATTTAATCCTGTCATCAAAGCTTTTTATGAGCGTTTACTTGCTCGAGGTAAGCTCAAAAAGGTGAGGGGCTGTCGCCTGGGGTCTCCCCAGGCGTTTATAAGCCCCGTAGCCCTTACAGCTTGTATGCACAAGCTTTTGATCATTTTAAATGCCATGATGAAAAATAATCAAACTTGGGCAACTTCAAATAATTAACCGATTTTAACTGGATTCACTAATATCCACACATCAAAAAAACTTTGATGTTAAACTGCGATGTCTGAAAATCCAAGCAAGTTTAATTTAGCGATCACCTGAAAAGACAAATTAAACTTGACATTCAAGACAATCGCTTTAGGACTTTATCCACTGAAGCTAATGAACAACCCAAAACTAATGAAGTATTGGAAACTGATAGAAATAACCCTAGGAAAACTATAACCCCCAGTAAAAAGCGAAAAAAGGGTTATGGGACTGGATACATCGAATGTAAACCTATTCAACGCGGTGGCAAGAAGTATCAACAGTATTGGTATCACTATGAGGAATGGCGGTCGGGCGATCGCCTGACGAAGAAATCTCGTTATATTCCCAAGCGTTTGTTGGCACGAGTGGAGAAGTTGGAGGCGGAGAAAGCACCAGTGAGGGCGATTTTAGAGGTGTTGGGGATGAAGGGGTAGGGCGATCGCTCCGCGCAATCGCCAAGGCTTTTATTTCGGGAAGATATGTCGTCTAAGTCCAATACCTGGATTGAAAATACCTGCCACATCCTCATCAGACAATTGGCTGAGTTGAGCCTCTAAATCTTCGACCTTCAAGTCATAGCCTCTAGCTTTAGCCAGCTTAATGAAAGCTTTTGGATTGCCAAGGGCTTTCTGTCTTTCTTGTTGAGCATGGGCTTGTTCTACTTTTTTATAGATTCGAGTAGCATTTTCCTTAGCCATGATTGTGCCTCCTTTTGCAAGGATGAATTGTATAGGTTTTTCGGACTTTTCACACTTTGATTTAATATAACTAAAAATTATATTAAACATAATTTATTATAACTCAGAATTATTTTATAACTAACTTATTGTTGAACTTTGATCAGAATCGCACTAATTGGCATTTGAGTAGCAAGTGTGCAGATAATTACTCTAAGCCTGAAAGTTCTTGGCTCTCCAGTGTTCTAGAACTCAAAGTGGCGATCGCCCGTGGAAAATAGAGCGATCGCTGGTTGAAAGTTTTACTTCATCAGTAATTTGTAGAAAACACTAATAGCTAGAACAAAGCAAGTCAAATCACCAACACTGGTATTACCAGGAATGGGAATCGACGGGTTTTGTCCTTCAGAGAGTTTAGGATTAACTTCCACTTGAGCTATTAGGTTTTCTTTATTAATTTTTTTCATAATTTAAAAAATAATTGTTATTTAACAAATGATTGCTATTCAATATTGATAAGTTTGAAATAGATATTTATTTAAGCTTGGCGGATGATTACTCATACAAAATGTGCAATCTTTAATTTCCATTTCATTCACTACACTAAATAATCGATTCTCGCCCTTCAAACCCCATTTCAGAGTTTCGCCAATTCAAAAATACAAAAAGCCAAAAATACGGAAATCTAAAAATTTAACAATTTGCCAAGGTACAAGATTCGGCAAGTGACTATACACTTAGATGTCTGCAAACA is part of the Pleurocapsa minor HA4230-MV1 genome and encodes:
- a CDS encoding Nif11-like leader peptide family RiPP precursor gives rise to the protein MAKENATRIYKKVEQAHAQQERQKALGNPKAFIKLAKARGYDLKVEDLEAQLSQLSDEDVAGIFNPGIGLRRHIFPK